One genomic segment of Amycolatopsis sp. WQ 127309 includes these proteins:
- a CDS encoding GNAT family N-acetyltransferase — protein sequence MALTFVPSDQASWADLQAIFGDRGDPARCRCQYFKDTPAQWRSGTAEERAERLRTQTAGHATGLVAYVDGEPAGWCAVEPRTAYRRLLGSHLVWAGRDEDPADDGVWAVTCFVTRKGFRRRGVSAALAGAAVGFARERGARAVEGYPMLVEPGQKLAWPGELFVGTSGVFAAAGFTEVSRPTARRVVMRLTC from the coding sequence ATGGCGCTGACCTTCGTGCCCTCGGACCAGGCGTCCTGGGCGGACCTGCAGGCGATCTTCGGCGACCGCGGGGACCCGGCCCGCTGCCGGTGCCAGTACTTCAAGGACACGCCCGCGCAGTGGCGGTCGGGCACCGCGGAAGAGCGCGCCGAGCGGCTCCGGACCCAGACCGCCGGGCACGCGACCGGGCTCGTGGCCTACGTCGACGGCGAGCCCGCCGGGTGGTGTGCGGTCGAGCCGCGCACCGCGTACCGGCGGCTCCTCGGCAGCCACCTCGTCTGGGCCGGCCGCGACGAGGACCCGGCGGACGACGGCGTCTGGGCGGTGACGTGTTTCGTGACCCGCAAGGGCTTCCGGCGGCGCGGCGTGAGCGCCGCGCTGGCCGGGGCGGCGGTCGGCTTCGCGCGCGAACGCGGGGCGCGGGCCGTCGAGGGTTACCCGATGCTCGTCGAGCCGGGGCAGAAGCTCGCCTGGCCCGGCGAGCTGTTCGTCGGCACCTCCGGCGTCTTCGCCGCCGCGGGGTTCACGGAGGTGAGCCGCCCGACCGCGCGGCGGGTGGTCATGCGGCTGACCTGCTGA
- a CDS encoding cupin domain-containing protein — MAGMNPIDLTEVLASFDAAWSPRIVTRVNDYDIRLARFAGEHVWHVHEDTDEFFLVLDGEIEIGLRDPAERVVTLKSGQVFVVPKGTFHKPSSKAGASVLLVEPAGTLSVGDQHDEVPDHVDVTTGHLV; from the coding sequence ATGGCAGGCATGAACCCGATCGACCTGACCGAAGTCCTGGCGAGTTTCGACGCCGCCTGGAGCCCGCGGATCGTCACCCGCGTCAACGACTACGACATCCGCCTCGCGCGGTTCGCCGGCGAGCACGTCTGGCACGTCCACGAGGACACCGACGAGTTCTTCCTGGTGCTGGACGGCGAGATCGAGATCGGCCTGCGCGACCCGGCGGAACGGGTCGTGACGCTCAAGAGCGGCCAGGTCTTCGTCGTGCCGAAGGGCACGTTCCACAAGCCGTCGTCGAAGGCGGGCGCGAGCGTGCTCCTGGTCGAGCCGGCGGGCACCCTCTCGGTCGGCGACCAGCACGACGAGGTCCCGGACCACGTCGACGTCACGACCGGCCACCTGGTCTAG
- a CDS encoding helix-turn-helix domain-containing protein — protein MPQEFSHRVVAIVTAESNPFEMGVATELFGLRRPELNRPWYDFTLCAATPDVRMNLGMFTLSGVAGLEAADTADTLIAPARPDTGVPTDPAIIAAIRRAADRGARLVSFCTGAFALAEAGVLDGRRATTHWRWAAEFAERFPAVRWEPDVLFVDEGDVLTAAGSAASLDLGLHLIHRDHGAEVVNAVSRRLVFTGHRDGGQRQFIARPVPAVPDTSLAPLLAWALERLDTPLTVTDLATRAVTSPATLHRRFRAELGTTPLAWLTTERVTLACRLIERGELRLDRVAEASGFGTAANLRLQLRRHTGLSPSAYRRRFGPALVSGS, from the coding sequence ATGCCGCAAGAATTCTCTCACCGGGTCGTCGCGATCGTGACCGCGGAGTCGAATCCCTTCGAGATGGGCGTCGCAACCGAGCTGTTCGGGCTGCGGCGGCCCGAGCTGAACCGGCCCTGGTACGACTTCACGCTCTGCGCCGCGACGCCGGACGTGCGGATGAACCTGGGCATGTTCACGCTCTCCGGCGTCGCCGGGCTCGAGGCCGCCGACACGGCGGACACGCTCATCGCGCCGGCCCGGCCCGACACCGGCGTGCCGACCGATCCGGCGATCATCGCGGCGATCCGCCGGGCCGCGGACCGGGGCGCCCGGCTGGTCAGCTTCTGCACCGGCGCGTTCGCGCTCGCCGAGGCGGGCGTGCTGGACGGCAGGCGCGCGACCACGCACTGGCGGTGGGCCGCGGAGTTCGCCGAGCGCTTCCCGGCGGTGCGCTGGGAGCCGGACGTCCTGTTCGTCGACGAGGGCGACGTCCTCACGGCGGCGGGCAGCGCGGCGTCGCTCGACCTCGGCCTCCACCTCATCCACCGCGACCACGGCGCGGAGGTCGTCAACGCGGTCAGCCGCCGCCTGGTGTTCACCGGCCACCGCGACGGCGGGCAGCGGCAGTTCATCGCCCGGCCGGTGCCGGCGGTGCCGGACACCTCGCTGGCACCGCTGCTGGCCTGGGCCCTCGAACGGCTGGACACCCCGCTGACGGTGACCGACCTGGCCACACGGGCGGTGACCAGCCCGGCAACGCTGCACCGGAGGTTCCGCGCGGAACTGGGGACGACGCCGCTGGCGTGGCTGACGACCGAGCGGGTGACGCTGGCCTGCCGCCTGATCGAGCGCGGCGAGCTACGGCTGGACCGGGTGGCCGAGGCGAGCGGCTTCGGGACGGCGGCGAACCTGCGGCTGCAGCTGAGACGCCACACGGGTCTCAGCCCGAGCGCGTACCGCCGCCGCTTCGGCCCGGCCCTCGTGAGTGGAAGTTAG
- a CDS encoding TetR/AcrR family transcriptional regulator: MPRQRDVEAQRELLSNAVWQVLAEAGLPGLTLRAVAERAGCTTGLVLHTFPTKKALLLHARDLLYERTAIRADAAEAAAVDAPAALRAVLGCAIDLPHGHHEESSVWVGFLAAALADDDLAQRHRAANHSFLARVRRLIAACRPEWTDDRLELTTKSLVALVEGLNVLAAADPRGYPARLQEDALAKALQDVVSGNTG; encoded by the coding sequence GTGCCGAGACAGCGTGACGTGGAGGCGCAGCGCGAGCTGCTGTCGAACGCGGTGTGGCAGGTGCTCGCCGAGGCGGGCCTGCCGGGCCTGACGCTGCGCGCGGTCGCCGAACGCGCCGGCTGCACGACGGGCTTGGTGCTGCACACGTTCCCGACGAAGAAGGCCCTGCTGCTGCACGCGCGCGACCTGCTGTACGAGCGCACGGCGATCCGCGCGGACGCGGCCGAAGCAGCGGCCGTCGACGCCCCCGCCGCGTTGCGCGCGGTCCTGGGCTGCGCGATCGACCTGCCGCACGGCCACCACGAGGAGTCGAGCGTCTGGGTCGGTTTCCTGGCGGCCGCCCTCGCCGACGACGACCTCGCGCAGCGCCACCGCGCGGCGAACCACTCGTTCCTGGCCCGCGTCCGCCGCCTGATCGCGGCCTGCCGTCCGGAATGGACGGACGACCGCCTGGAGCTGACGACGAAGAGCCTGGTGGCACTGGTGGAAGGCCTCAACGTCCTCGCGGCGGCCGACCCCCGCGGCTACCCGGCGCGGCTGCAAGAGGACGCCCTGGCCAAGGCGCTCCAAGACGTCGTGAGTGGTAATACGGGTTAG
- a CDS encoding GNAT family N-acetyltransferase: MSWDDPDAVRLREAQRVELDARYGTDDHEPGALPTAETMAVFLVARDRDGTAVGCGGLRPLGPGSAEIKRMYVDPAARGTGVATALLRALEDHARDLGIPRLLLETGTGQPDAMRFYQREGYEPIEAYGPYRGESISRCFARDL, encoded by the coding sequence GTGAGCTGGGACGATCCCGACGCCGTCCGGCTGCGCGAGGCCCAGCGCGTCGAACTCGACGCCCGCTACGGCACCGACGACCACGAGCCCGGCGCGCTGCCGACCGCCGAGACCATGGCGGTGTTCCTCGTCGCGCGCGACCGCGACGGCACCGCCGTCGGCTGTGGTGGGCTCCGGCCGCTCGGACCGGGCTCCGCCGAGATCAAGCGGATGTACGTCGACCCGGCCGCGCGCGGCACCGGCGTCGCGACCGCCCTGCTGCGCGCCCTCGAAGACCACGCGCGCGACCTCGGGATTCCGCGGCTGCTGCTGGAAACCGGCACCGGGCAGCCGGACGCGATGCGCTTCTACCAGCGTGAAGGCTACGAGCCGATCGAGGCCTACGGGCCGTACCGCGGCGAATCGATTTCGCGTTGCTTCGCCCGGGATCTCTGA